One part of the Trichoplusia ni isolate ovarian cell line Hi5 chromosome 2, tn1, whole genome shotgun sequence genome encodes these proteins:
- the LOC113508340 gene encoding uncharacterized protein LOC113508340 isoform X1, whose product MSDDETGTEEMRDALSAIAQEMQNFHSEPLSSSPTKTCESAEMLGKLIKYKSTLGLRRVQVKKLRQNLKTACQVARTMSTAKASETASLNSHLNFARTQYLDLYQQQNEKIEQINKLTAENQTLCDQLQCFNNIIQLGYNELQKIRSEPKENVSTLEQLKHIIVCCGQYYADHCNEQERCNRLEHKNRFLNNRILIMENHLQVALDELRNVRITLKHHNHKNEIVPKTGHCIGVVCSEYHAGPNETNYSNLTMTKIELNHQSLQTNNINMTDLDLTTHLKTVKKLLHDQENLIRDLRCISSVLITEESFFD is encoded by the exons ATGAGTGACGATGAAACTGGCACTGAGGAAATGCGTGATGCTTTAAGTGCTATCGCACAAGAAATGCAGAA ttttcacAGCGAACCCTTGTCTTCCAGTCCAACCAAAACATGCGAAAGTGCAGAAATGTTGggtaaactaataaaatataaaagtacacTAGGCTTGAGGAGAgtacaagtaaaaaaattacGACAAAATCTAAAAACTGCATGCC AAGTTGCCAGAACGATGTCCACAGCTAAGGCATCAGAAACTGCATCGCTCAACAGTCACTTAAATTTTGCAAGAACTCAATATTTAGATCTATATCAACAACAAAATGAAAAGATTGaacaaatcaataaacttaCAGCAGAAAATCAAACGCTTTGTGATCAATTGCAATGTTTTAACAACATAATTCAACTTGGATATAATGAGTTACAAAAAATACGCAGTGAGCCCAAAGAAAACGTATCCACACTTGaacaattaaaacatataattgtttgttgtgGACAATATTACGCAGATCACTGCAACGAACAGGAACGATGTAATCGTCTAGAACACAAGAATCGATTTCTTAACAACAGGATTTTAATCATGGAAAACCACTTACAAGTAGCTTTGGATGAACTTCGGAATGTAAGGATTACCTTAAAACACCATAATCACAAAAACGAAATTGTCCCGAAAACAGGACATTGTATTGGTGTAGTATGCTCTGAGTATCACGCTGGCCCCAATGAAACGAATTACAGTAATCTTACTATGACAAAAATTGAACTAAATCATCAATCgctacaaacaaataatattaatatgacaGATTTAGATCTAACGACTCATCTGAAAACAGTAAAAAAGCTTCTTCACGACCAAGAAAATCTGATAAGAGATTTGAGGTGTATTTCGAGTGTTCTAATTACCGAAGAAtctttttttgattaa
- the LOC113508340 gene encoding uncharacterized protein LOC113508340 isoform X2: MSDDETGTEEMRDALSAIAQEMQNFHSEPLSSSPTKTCESAEMLGKLIKYKSTLGLRRVQVKKLRQNLKTACLARTMSTAKASETASLNSHLNFARTQYLDLYQQQNEKIEQINKLTAENQTLCDQLQCFNNIIQLGYNELQKIRSEPKENVSTLEQLKHIIVCCGQYYADHCNEQERCNRLEHKNRFLNNRILIMENHLQVALDELRNVRITLKHHNHKNEIVPKTGHCIGVVCSEYHAGPNETNYSNLTMTKIELNHQSLQTNNINMTDLDLTTHLKTVKKLLHDQENLIRDLRCISSVLITEESFFD, translated from the exons ATGAGTGACGATGAAACTGGCACTGAGGAAATGCGTGATGCTTTAAGTGCTATCGCACAAGAAATGCAGAA ttttcacAGCGAACCCTTGTCTTCCAGTCCAACCAAAACATGCGAAAGTGCAGAAATGTTGggtaaactaataaaatataaaagtacacTAGGCTTGAGGAGAgtacaagtaaaaaaattacGACAAAATCTAAAAACTGCATGCC TTGCCAGAACGATGTCCACAGCTAAGGCATCAGAAACTGCATCGCTCAACAGTCACTTAAATTTTGCAAGAACTCAATATTTAGATCTATATCAACAACAAAATGAAAAGATTGaacaaatcaataaacttaCAGCAGAAAATCAAACGCTTTGTGATCAATTGCAATGTTTTAACAACATAATTCAACTTGGATATAATGAGTTACAAAAAATACGCAGTGAGCCCAAAGAAAACGTATCCACACTTGaacaattaaaacatataattgtttgttgtgGACAATATTACGCAGATCACTGCAACGAACAGGAACGATGTAATCGTCTAGAACACAAGAATCGATTTCTTAACAACAGGATTTTAATCATGGAAAACCACTTACAAGTAGCTTTGGATGAACTTCGGAATGTAAGGATTACCTTAAAACACCATAATCACAAAAACGAAATTGTCCCGAAAACAGGACATTGTATTGGTGTAGTATGCTCTGAGTATCACGCTGGCCCCAATGAAACGAATTACAGTAATCTTACTATGACAAAAATTGAACTAAATCATCAATCgctacaaacaaataatattaatatgacaGATTTAGATCTAACGACTCATCTGAAAACAGTAAAAAAGCTTCTTCACGACCAAGAAAATCTGATAAGAGATTTGAGGTGTATTTCGAGTGTTCTAATTACCGAAGAAtctttttttgattaa
- the LOC113508340 gene encoding uncharacterized protein LOC113508340 isoform X3, which yields MLGKLIKYKSTLGLRRVQVKKLRQNLKTACQVARTMSTAKASETASLNSHLNFARTQYLDLYQQQNEKIEQINKLTAENQTLCDQLQCFNNIIQLGYNELQKIRSEPKENVSTLEQLKHIIVCCGQYYADHCNEQERCNRLEHKNRFLNNRILIMENHLQVALDELRNVRITLKHHNHKNEIVPKTGHCIGVVCSEYHAGPNETNYSNLTMTKIELNHQSLQTNNINMTDLDLTTHLKTVKKLLHDQENLIRDLRCISSVLITEESFFD from the exons ATGTTGggtaaactaataaaatataaaagtacacTAGGCTTGAGGAGAgtacaagtaaaaaaattacGACAAAATCTAAAAACTGCATGCC AAGTTGCCAGAACGATGTCCACAGCTAAGGCATCAGAAACTGCATCGCTCAACAGTCACTTAAATTTTGCAAGAACTCAATATTTAGATCTATATCAACAACAAAATGAAAAGATTGaacaaatcaataaacttaCAGCAGAAAATCAAACGCTTTGTGATCAATTGCAATGTTTTAACAACATAATTCAACTTGGATATAATGAGTTACAAAAAATACGCAGTGAGCCCAAAGAAAACGTATCCACACTTGaacaattaaaacatataattgtttgttgtgGACAATATTACGCAGATCACTGCAACGAACAGGAACGATGTAATCGTCTAGAACACAAGAATCGATTTCTTAACAACAGGATTTTAATCATGGAAAACCACTTACAAGTAGCTTTGGATGAACTTCGGAATGTAAGGATTACCTTAAAACACCATAATCACAAAAACGAAATTGTCCCGAAAACAGGACATTGTATTGGTGTAGTATGCTCTGAGTATCACGCTGGCCCCAATGAAACGAATTACAGTAATCTTACTATGACAAAAATTGAACTAAATCATCAATCgctacaaacaaataatattaatatgacaGATTTAGATCTAACGACTCATCTGAAAACAGTAAAAAAGCTTCTTCACGACCAAGAAAATCTGATAAGAGATTTGAGGTGTATTTCGAGTGTTCTAATTACCGAAGAAtctttttttgattaa
- the LOC113508342 gene encoding ribose-5-phosphate isomerase, with amino-acid sequence MLLKVYAATVLKHSVIVRKLCRLYSSSVKMSLEQAKQVAAYRAVDEFVTNGCIFGVGSGSTVVYAVQRLAERVETENLKVTCVPTSFQAKQLIVKHNLTLGELDTSPVIDVTIDGADEVDSHMTLIKGGGGCLLQEKIVASCSKKLIVIADYTKDSVKLGDRYKKGIPIEVVPLAYVPIQKKIEAMYGGEVKLRKAVAKAGPVVTDNGNFILDWLFTNQDLDWDKVSNVIKMIPGVVETGLFVKMCHKAYFGQPEGNVVERQ; translated from the coding sequence ATGTTGCTAAAAGTCTATGCTGCGACGGTATTGAAACACAGTGTTATAGTTAGGAAGTTGTGCCGGTTATATAGTAGTAGTGTAAAAATGTCGCTAGAACAAGCAAAACAAGTTGCCGCATACCGGGCGGTTGACGAGTTTGTAACTAATGGCTGCATCTTTGGCGTCGGAAGTGGATCAACTGTCGTATATGCCGTTCAGCGGTTAGCTGAACGCGTTGAAACGGAAAACTTGAAGGTGACCTGCGTCCCTACATCTTTTCAAGCCAAACAGCTGATTGTAAAACATAACCTGACGTTAGGAGAACTTGATACAAGTCCTGTGATTGATGTCACAATCGATGGAGCTGATGAAGTGGACTCGCACATGACGCTGATTAAGGGTGGTGGTGGGTGCTTACTCCAGGAGAAAATAGTGGCTTCCTGCTCTAAGAAACTCATTGTTATTGCTGACTACACCAAAGATTCCGTCAAACTCGGGGACAGGTACAAAAAAGGGATACCAATTGAAGTAGTTCCCCTAGCATATGTTCCTATTCAAAAGAAGATTGAGGCAATGTATGGAGGGGAAGTAAAATTACGTAAAGCTGTAGCCAAGGCTGGGCCAGTAGTGACTGATAATGGTAACTTCATTTTGGACTGGCTGTTCACTAACCAAGACTTAGACTGGGATAAAGTTAGTAATGTAATTAAGATGATTCCGGGAGTGGTTGAGACTGGCTTGTTTGTTAAGATGTGCCACAAAGCTTATTTTGGGCAGCCAGAAGGCAATGTTGTAGAGAGGCAATAA
- the LOC113508345 gene encoding caltractin, which yields MATAVANVQKKNVGSNNTGGVRKKSGPKFELTEEQRRDIKEAFDLFDTENSGKIDTKELKVAIRALGFEPKKEEIKKMVAEIDKGDGKVSFEDFLELMTVKMAEKDTKEEIMKAFKLFDDDETGKISFKNLKRVAKELGENLTDEELHEMIDEADRDGDGEINQEEFLRIMKKTSLY from the exons ATG gcGACAGCTGTAGCTAacgtacagaaaaaaaatgtgggCTCAAACAATACTGGCGGAGTTCGCAAGAAGTCGGGACCCAAGTTTGAGTTAACCGAGGAACAGAGAAGAGATATAAAAGAAGCTTTTGATCTCTTTGATACAGAAAATTCAGGAAAAATAGACACTAAAGAATTGAAGGTAGCTATTCGCGCGCTCGGCTTTGAGCCCAAAAAGGAAGAAATCAAAAAGATGGTAGCTGAAATTGATAAAGGTGATGGCAAAGTATCTTTTGAAGACTTCTTAGAATTAATGACTGTGAAGATGGCAGAAAAAGATACAAAAGAAGAGATAATGAAAGCATTTAAACTATTTGATGATGACGAGACTG GTAAGatatcatttaaaaacttgaaGCGGGTAGCAAAGGAACTAGGTGAAAACCTGACAGATGAAGAGCTTCATGAGATGATTGATGAAGCTGACCGAGATGGTGACGGTGAAATAAATCAAGAAGAATTTCTACGCATCATGAAGAAAACCAGCCTCTATTAG